One stretch of Sylvia atricapilla isolate bSylAtr1 chromosome 4, bSylAtr1.pri, whole genome shotgun sequence DNA includes these proteins:
- the LOC136360228 gene encoding fatty acid-binding protein, liver-like: MSFTGKYELQSQENFEPFMRAIGLPEDQIQKGKNLKSVSEIVQDGKKFTSTVTTGSKVIKNQFTIGEESEIELMTGEKVKAVVQMEGNNKLIGEAKGIKTIVELNGDTITYTMTVGGITMKRVSKRI; this comes from the exons ATGAGCTTCACTGGAAAATACGAGCTCCAGTCCCAGGAAAACTTTGAGCCCTTTATGAGAGCCATTG GGCTCCCTGAGGACCAGATCCAGAAGGGCAAGAACCTCAAGAGTGTCTCAGAAATTGTGCAGGATGGGAAAAAGTTCACGTCGACTGTGACCACTGGCTCCAAAGTGATCAAAAACCAGTTCACCATTGGAGAGGAGAGTGAGATAGAGCTGATGACTGGAGAGAAAGTGAAG GCTGTGGTGCAGATGGAGGGTAACAACAAACTGATTGGAGAGGCAAAAGGGATTAAAACAATTGTGGAGCTCAACGGAGACACCATCACCTAC acaaTGACCGTGGGTGGCATCACCATGAAGAGAGTCAGCAAGAGGATCTAG